CTTCGACATTCCAAAAGGTTTAAATAATGTTGTAACcatacttctttatcgaaaaaacacaatttcgcCTCTGACTTTACTTTTGTCCTTATAAGGAAACTCCCAAATGGTGTTTAAGACGTGTGAGTAAACGAGGATATTTCACACACAGAACCATTGAAAAAAGTCCCCctatgaccatggaggaaggaatgaCAGACCACAACAAAAGCAGAACAATGATACCATTGTTTAAATCTAGTTACAGTTGGGCTAGATCTTAACGATGACGTTGTTTTAAGAAGTCACCCTTGATTTCGATGATACTATTGTAGtgtctgttgttgttgtcgttgttgtgaCAATAAGACGAAGATATCGAAATAATAAGAAGATGGCTTAGAAAGAAGGTCATTTCATTCACTGTCTTCATATCCCTTGAAGAAGATCCTGATACCATCTTGTAACCTTTTAAGACGGTCCCTTACACTGCCGTCTGGCCCACAAGCTCAACGTGAAATATAAATATCTTAAAGGAAAGGCATGTTATAAGGATTGAATCGCCTGCTTTACGGAATGCGAGGAATTCTACGATAGAGTAAGATAGGAAAACCCGGCTGTATATCTGTCGGTCTCAAGGGAATGAGGCTTAAAGGAAATTGGCTTACTCcatgtaaataaataagtagaTAACATACTACATAAATGTTAACTAGTACAGAAGGAAGTGACGAAATGCATGGGAATTAAAACATTTCTGGTCTGTTTTACCATGGTTTGACAAAGAAGCATTTTCCAAAAATTATTGAACAGTAATTATTTTGGTTATCATAGAGCCGACAAAATAGCGGGGAATTAAAATAAACACTGCCCTCTATCGGCATCATACATCTTTCCCCCAATTAATAAAAACTACATAATGACATAAGATAGTCAAAAATTATCACAAGTTTTATCAGAATGTTGTATCAAAAACAGGTTTATTCAACTTAAGATTAAAAGCAGTGCGATaagaaatgtgtttttgtttgttgctaTTATTTGCAGACTggtaattattttttacattctaTGATGCGGTCATAACATACACTGCATATGGACCTGGGTATCACAATACAAAGAACACTTCAGAAACATCTTATAAATTATTGATCAACTAATAATAGTGAAGTAACTAGTACCAGAGCCTTAGCTGTGGCAATCTCACAATGTCTCTTACAAAacaaaagagagaaaaagaaaataataaattcAAAAGAATGTTCACAACTGTTATCTACATTTTATTTAACGGGTCAcacaatgtacaaaatgtaagtCCGAGAATATAAAATAGCAAAAAATGTGGAATGAAAAATGTCTGCAAATGTCATCAAAcattaatgaaaataaaacgGGGGGAGTACAAATAAAAATGCAGAAAGTTATTAACAACTTtctaacaccccaaacattttccTTGGTTGATATCTAAAACAGTGAATTTGTCAGAATTTATCAAAATTCAGTAAAACAATTCCTTATTGACAACTTATTACAAAGCACTGCAATTACTTCAAATCATATTGGAAGAATAAACTATTAAAAGAAGATCCCTTGGGGTTTGCAACAGGCATGTCTGTTTCTTAAATGCCAAATCTTGTAATTAAAAAACCAGTCGAGTATAACAGACAATAAGAAATGAAACTCAACACTTGATTTAATAAACAGATGTTCGTCTAACCCTTAAAAATAATTGGTACAAGAGCTCCCTCTAGTGGTCAGATGTATCCAATAATGAATGGGAAGATGATATTGGTGTCTGGGGAAAGATCTCCTCTTAAAGGGCaaacctcaaaagaaaaaacctcATTTTAAAGGGCAAATTTTCCAAAAAGAAAGACCTTATTTTAAAGGGCAAACTTTCTCAAAGAAAACAGTCTCTGGAATGcaatgtataaacattgccagCCTGTGATATCAAATTTACAACCAAATAACTAACAAAGCATTTTAAGATGTCACAATTATTTCTTGAATACAGCAACTTTTTTGGTACTTGCAGTTCACATTTGAAATGTATTTCTTGTCATTGATCATCTCAAGATGATAGCATCACTCTGGGCATCTATCCTTATCATATTATACAGATCAATGTAACGACAAGGAGGCTAAAGTAAAAATAGTCTGGAACCTTGTTTATGTACTGCAGTAAAATATTACATTCACACGTGTATATACAGCATGGTTCTCCCTTAACACCAgtccactggccaaatgccaggTAAAATAACAGAGGACAAGCCAAACTTTACTCCAAGTGgtctggctggctagttcagtgttgaaaagcatccttaTTTTATATGAAATATGGACAAGTGAAAACCTTGGGGACTAGTGAAACGACTAGACAAACTCACTGGTGTggctggctagtcactgaaaacattaagggcaaaccctgcatGGAACTTGAAGATGTTGGTTCCCAATAAAGATGTACTGTTAGAGTTTATTACAAGCAGGTCTCATGACGTTTCCATGTTGGTTGCCCAATAAAGGTGCACTGTTGGAGTTTATTACAAGCAGGTCTCATGACGTTTCCATCTCATCCTCTGTGAAAAAGaaagaataaaaataagaaaCTGTCATCAGAACGTCCCCTTCACACTAGATGAATTGCATGGAAAATTCTCAGGAAAATTTGTATGGCCCTTTCACACTTAATGTTCTTACCAAGGCAAACTCCTAGAAATAACACTTTCTTTAGCAGGGAAATAGCACAGggaattaacactggaccacaggcccaaAGCCAGCAGTTTTAGTGTCAGGCCAGTAACTTTTCACAAGTCCGGCAGTTTTGTAATTGAGTATTAACCAATTTAGGTCTGTATTCAAAAACATTTGCTGTGCCTCGACACAGTTAAAAGTATTGTAACTTAAGGCCAGTTTAGAAAATTTAAGCCGATGTGGctttaaattaaagacactgtacacctttggtaattgtcaaagaccagtcttctcacttggtgtatctcaacaacatatgcacaaaataacaaacctctgaaaatttgagctcaattggtcgtcgaagttgccaagtaagtttttatgctaacaattattcccaaagtgtccagtgctttcaAGCTATTACCAAGTCGCAAGACGGTTAAAGGACAAGACTTACCGTTTACTTCATTAAACATGAACTCTTGTTGATATTCCTTGAGGAATTGTGTCGATCTTGACTCATCCAGAAacagggaataaactttctTTATGTCATCAACGCCAACTTCTGTCCCCTGAAAATCAACAAATCAGTCATAAAAATTACTTGTTAAATAAGCTTAAGGATAAAAATGTGATCCGCGCAGAGAACCAAACCTTTCACTCATATAAGTTCTATGAGTAACAGTATATGTCAAATCAAGTCACTGTGGGAGAGATTCATtgctgaccccccccccccctcaacaacAAAGAGTCTAaaactgggatccagatcttaggaTGTACATTGTAATGTTGGAATCTGCAAGTCTtgataacccctggagttaGGATTCCAAAGAGATCTTTGGGAACAGTATTCTCAGCACTAGAGAAGCAGTTCAAAGAGCATAACTTATTTTATTCATAGCaaaataattcaattcaattcaattcgattGCTCTTTACTATACAGGGTATTTTAAATGCTCacatacagtaaaaacatttagaaattaaaaaacattaaaatcagTTCTAgtgctattttatttcattttaaattatttaattgaCCAAATCAACAGACATATAAaattacaattgtttttgtcaacataCCTTTCTCTTTCTACAGACGAGGTTAGCGGCTGTAATGAGCTGAATGCTGTATCTTAGAGAGGTTTCCATGCCAATACGAGTCAAGACAGTAACAGCATCTTCAGACATCTCAACATCTTCTTCTTCACATCTAAGACAATATACAATCATGAAAAATTAATCACCATTTATAATTTGATTTCAGACTAGGACTTAGTTTTAAGTATTTTAAAGTTCAGCAAGACTCACAAACAAGATCAAATAATACAATAGTTTAAAGAAGaacacaaaaatataaaaacacttTGCAAAGTACTGAGGAACCCTGGCTTGGCGGGCAGAAACATGTAGGAAACAGCctacaaggggggggggggtggtacaCTAAAACAATTAGAAGCAAAACAAAGAACCCTGTCAGGGAAAGCCAATAGTGACAGAGAGCCACTTTCAAAGCGGCTGACCGTTCGGTTCTTGAACCACAAAAAAGACCAGACAAGTCCTCCCCTAATAGGGATAAGCATTACCCACCATCATGCCAAGCAGGCAACTCAGAATAATAGAGCAATCTTGTAATTTACTGACCTAATGGTAAGAATCTGCTTCATTTCCTTCTCTGAGTAAGTAGACGTTGTGATGATAAGAAGGCGATCAAGAAGGTCGATGGGTATGCCATGGGGACTCTTGTACTGAGTGCCTCGAATCCTAAAAACAGAATAATACAATGTTAGAATGGTGGTCACTTTGACAAGTGACCAGTGGTCAAATGGCCAAAATGAATGCAGACCTAAACGATCAAGAAGGTCGATGGGTATGCCATAGGGACTCTTGTACTGAGTGCCTCGAAtcctacaaataataataatagatcgATGTTAGAATGGATGGAATTATACTGATCACTATGAGTAGTGACCAGTGGTCAGGTGTCCAAAATGAATGACCAGTGGCCAGAAGGACAAACCGAATGTAATAATCAGTTAAGTATGTGGTTTGAatagtttaatataaataaagTGGTAAGTGGTTGAATGGCAAGTGGTGCAGTGTCATGACTGAAGAGATGACATATCCTTGAAAATAAAACTGGACTTTGAGTTAAAGTCTAAGAGTCTATGACATCATACCTTGTGATACCTCTGTTGGTTGCCATGATAACAACAGGTGCCATGTCATTCTCTAGGGCGCGGTTCAAGAACGAGAAACACTCAATGTCTAGCATGTGGACCTCATCAACAAATAGGACCTGCATACAAAACACAACcaatacaaatatttgtaaGATCCCATCCAACATGAAAAACTCATCCATAAATAAAAATCTTGGGTAAACATTTATCCAAATTAATGGTGctctttgtgaaaaatttgaatgGAAAAGGAGAATGATTGGTTTTAAGAAAAACAAGTGAAGGACGACTACTTACCCCTGGAACAATATCTGCTTTTCCTTCCTCTCTCCATTCTGCAACCTTTGCATTAATCTGTTCTCTTACTTCACTTTTAATCTCACCAGTATCTCCTAGAATCACAAAGTAGAAGAATCTCAATCAATGAAGATAATGGGTGTAATGTTGAGCAAGACTAGGGTCCCATTTCATAAAGATGCTTAAACGGGTTACACCTGTTTGGTAATTGGAATCGACAGTTAGTTTCAAACCTCTATGGGTGATGGAgattttgagatattgctgaaaatctggagcggttaaaTGTACACAGGACAAAATAAAATCTGAGAAGCTCTCGtattcaaatttttgttgaaaaaaaaaacataatatgttattctcaaaatgcattaaggccggtttatagtcagtTGCGCGAtagaaatcttgacgcgcgatctaAAAAAGACACAGCTTTTAGGCCTCAGTGATGACTATAACCAGTGTCGCACGTCAAAATTTCCATCGTGCGATGGACTGTAAACTGGCCTTTATACTTTCCAAAGCTGCTGCACTTCTTACAAAGTGCAAATTGAtacgttattgtaaaatgcactatATAGGAACTAGTAATTAGTATTGTTAATGGAGACTAACCTGAGAATAAAGCGAGGAATCCTTGAGTCCGGCTATTAATGACGTCTATTTCATGAAGAGTGACCGTGTGAACCACTTCTTTCCTCTTCTGCAGCTCACCCTCAGGGCACTGGACAAACTTTGtctgaaca
This region of Asterias amurensis chromosome 22, ASM3211899v1 genomic DNA includes:
- the LOC139953873 gene encoding ruvB-like 2, giving the protein MAASTAQKVAEVREVTRMERIGAHSHIRGLGLDDALDARKVSQGMVGQTEARRAAGVILEMIKEGKIAGRAILIAGQPGTGKTALAMGMAQSLGQDTPFTSIAGSEIFSLEMSKTEALTQAFRRSIGIRIKEETEIIEGEVVEIQIDRPATGQGAKVGKLTLKTTEMETVYDLGTKMIESLTKEKVQAGDIITIDKATGKITKLGRSFTRARDYDAMGPQTKFVQCPEGELQKRKEVVHTVTLHEIDVINSRTQGFLALFSGDTGEIKSEVREQINAKVAEWREEGKADIVPGVLFVDEVHMLDIECFSFLNRALENDMAPVVIMATNRGITRIRGTQYKSPHGIPIDLLDRLLIITTSTYSEKEMKQILTIRCEEEDVEMSEDAVTVLTRIGMETSLRYSIQLITAANLVCRKRKGTEVGVDDIKKVYSLFLDESRSTQFLKEYQQEFMFNEVNEDEMETS